One Manihot esculenta cultivar AM560-2 chromosome 6, M.esculenta_v8, whole genome shotgun sequence DNA segment encodes these proteins:
- the LOC110617812 gene encoding pectinesterase PPME1, producing the protein MAKGHCIAATHCVLIAILVVATTVSSDDTTPIPADDSKVSNWFKTMVKPLVSRKGTLDPALEAAEAKSRTITLSKDGRGEFKTLTDAIKSIPLDNKQRVIIKIGPGVYTEKIQIERNKPFITLLGDPKAMPTLAFGGTAHQYGTLYSATIAVESEYFMAVNIIFKNTAPGPITKNPGAQAVALRVSGDKAAFYNCQMLGFQDTLCDDNGHHFFKNCYIEGTVDFIFGKGRSLYLESQINVIDNKGVTFITAHSKEKKSDVVGYSFVQCKITGSASGAYLGRAWRAMPEVVFSYTEMGRVVNPLGWSNNNKPERESTVFFAEYKNSGPGSNPKKRVKFDKQLTDGEAKNFLTLGYIQGSKWLLPPPM; encoded by the exons ATGGCAAAAGGACATTGCATTGCTGCAACTCATTGTGTCCTCATTGCCATTCTTGTTGTTGCAACCACCGTTAGCTCTGATGATACAACACCAATACCGGCGGATGATTCTAAAGTAAGTAATTGGTTCAAAACTATGGTTAAGCCCTTGGTAAGTCGTAAAGGCACTTTAGATCCCGCTCTTGAAGCTGCTGAGGCCAAATCCAGAACAATTACCCTCTCAAAAGATGGAAGGGGGGAGTTCAAGACTCTTACTGATGCCATTAAAAGTATTCCACTAGACAATAAACAGCGTGTTATTATAAAAATTGGTCCTGGAGTCTACACTGAAAAGATCCAAATTGAAAGAAATAAGCCTTTTATTACACTCCTTGGAGATCCTAAAGCCATGCCCACTTTGGCATTTGGTGGCACCGCTCATCAGTATGGAACTCTTTACAGTGCCACTATAGCCGTAGAGTCCGAATATTTTATGGccgttaatattatttttaag aatacTGCACCAGGACCTATTACGAAGAATCCGGGAGCTCAAGCAGTAGCATTAAGAGTTAGTGGTGATAAGGCAGCTTTCTATAACTGCCAAATGCTTGGATTTCAAGACACGTTGTGTGATGATAACGGGCACCACTTTTTCAAAAATTGTTACATTGAAGGCACTGTTGATTTCATTTTTGGAAAAGGAAGGTCACTTTATTTG GAATCACAAATAAATGTAATAGATAATAAGGGAGTGACATTCATCACAGCACATTCAAAGGAGAAGAAATCAGACGTTGTTGGTTACTCATTTGTACAATGCAAAATAACCGGAAGTGCATCCGGAGCATATCTGGGACGAGCATGGAGAGCGATGCCTGaggtggtcttctcttataCTGAAATGGGTCGCGTTGTTAATCCTCTTGGATGGTCAAATAATAATAAGCCTGAGAGAGAAag TACGGTTTTCTTTGCCGAATACAAGAATTCTGGACCTGGATCAAATCCTAAAAAACGTGTTAAATTCGATAAGCAGCTAACGGACGGAGAAGCAAAAAACTTCCTCACCCTTGGTTATATTCAAGGTTCTAAATGGTTGCTTCCACCTCCAATGTAA